From Populus alba chromosome 16, ASM523922v2, whole genome shotgun sequence:
tCACCAATGGTGGTTTATTTCTTCAATGTGATATCATATGCCTGCCAACTAGTACAAGGAGTTCAGATTTCATGTAAACTTGATTTCTTTACAAAGGCATTTACTGCTTGAAGAAACTGTGAGCAAAATCGATGGGCATGATTGAATCTATTGAAAACATTGACCGCAAGGTGCATCAGTACTTCTGAAACCAGAATTAATGATTTACCAACATAAATCAAGGTTCTTTCCATTTTCagtttctagaaaaaaaaggatattgCCGGTCCCATTTATATAGCATTCTTTATTGCTAAAGATACACAGGTAATGTAGtgaataaaatggaaaaggTGTACAAAATACACTGGTAATATAGtgaataaaatggaaaaggTGTAAACCCAAAACTCTCACCATTCTGTCTCTTCCCTTCTCTTGATAAACTCGTCAGCAACCTGACCAATTTAACAAAACATCACAAATCAGGAGTCCTGTGGATATGAATATTGCAAACAAGATGCCCTTGGATGGAAAGCTTGAGAATATGGCAAGGTAATAACTTGTATCGCTGAGTTTGGCTTTTGTCGACCAAATTGTTATCATTTAATCTTGTTTTAagagataatattatttttttctcttgaaagcTCAATAAATGTAACGACAACccaaaaatcaataagaaaaagACGACAGATTCGCAAAATGATAGATGGTAATCAAGCAATAGGCATTCATGCTTTTTTGCAGAAACAAAATTTCAGACTTCTCATTATTAAAATGAAAGGGTGTAAAAAAGATACTTTAGAACGCAAGTCATCTGCTAATTCTCTCTGAAGGTTTCCACTTGGAGCTGGTTTCCCAGACCGTGTACAAGCCCCGTGAGCTACAGAGCGGAACAAACATCTACCATCTCCTGGTATTCCTGCACAGAGTGGACATTGACACTTCAAGATAGGAATAACAAGTATAAAGGCTTGTTGCaccatcaattttaaaatgtacaTCTTGGTGATGAAAATGATATGTGCATATACCACTAACAAATTGTGTATGGATGGACAATGAATTGGTGCTCACCAATAATGGAGTAGTCTGTGTAAACTTCCTTCCCGTGTGAGAATTTAACATCTGATAAATTGCAATTGTCCTCCTCTTCATTCTTGTGTGTATCTGCTTCAGCGTGTGTTGGCTCAGAACTTGAATAACAAACCAGAAGACCAAAAATTATGCCAGTGGTGGGATATCCTTGTGACCAAGAAATAGATCCTGTATTAtcattgattttggatagaactCCTTGTTTTGAAACTGAAAACCTCAGATTCATGATTTGGCATGGCAATGATATATTGAATTGTCTCTTCAGAGGACCTCTAGATCTAACTACACCTTTTACAGAAAATGATTGCAGATCAGCCCTTTGCTTGGTCAAAACAGATCCAAAACAGTTGCTCTGTATCGTTTGATAGCTAATTGATGGACAAGAGAATGTCTTTGAGACAGACAAAAGAGAATAACTTGACCTGGAAAGACCAGGGTACGAAGAAAAACAGCAAGAAGTGGTTTGTCCTCCAGATACCACATTCAAGATAGTGCTGCCCATTTGTTGAACACGGCTACTCA
This genomic window contains:
- the LOC118052049 gene encoding OVARIAN TUMOR DOMAIN-containing deubiquitinating enzyme 4; protein product: MIVCSPISTCVKNVVHLSSRVQQMGSTILNVVSGGQTTSCCFSSYPGLSRSSYSLLSVSKTFSCPSISYQTIQSNCFGSVLTKQRADLQSFSVKGVVRSRGPLKRQFNISLPCQIMNLRFSVSKQGVLSKINDNTGSISWSQGYPTTGIIFGLLVCYSSSEPTHAEADTHKNEEEDNCNLSDVKFSHGKEVYTDYSIIGIPGDGRCLFRSVAHGACTRSGKPAPSGNLQRELADDLRSKVADEFIKRREETEWFIEGNFDTYVSRIRKPHVWGGEPELLMASHVLKMPITVYMHDKNSGGLISIAEYGQEYGKEDPIRIIYHGFGHYDALQFPGTRGGKSKL